Sequence from the Arthrobacter pigmenti genome:
GATGATCAGCAACCTGGTGGCCACAACGTCCAGGCTTGAACGGGACCTCGCCACCAATCCTATGAATCTGACCGATGAGGGCGGGGACGCGTACGTGCGCGCGCTCTTCAGTGTTTTGGATCCGAAAGTCTTCCCCGAAGTGTTGAGTGTGTTCGCCGACCCCGAAATGGCTGCGTCTACGGACCCCAACTACGAAATCAACTTCGCGCTGCCGCGGGCGCTCGACGGCATTGAGCGGTTGATCGACCGCGTGTAACCGCTCGGTGCGGCCAGCAGTGCAGGCAAATGTGCGTGCAACTGCCATCACGTTCGATCACGGGGCGCAGCCGGTAGGCTCCATCCAACTTGCCGGGATCCCTGCGAGTTACAGTTTTCCGGCGGTCCAACAACACGATTTGATGAAGTTTCATCTACGTGCGGTAGACTAGAAATGATTGATACGGCAGACTAATAACCAGTTTCGATCATCCGTCACATTTCTTCAGGAGAACCTATGACCCAGCAGACTGCTCCACTTTCTGCAGTGCAGCCCGGCGCACACATGGAAGCTGAACTCCTTTCCCAGCCGGACGTCTGGAAGACTGCTGCCCGGCAGTCAGCCGAAGAGAATCTGCTGCCCGCCGACGGTGCGCGCATCGCGGTCATTGGCTGCGGGACGTCCTGGTTCATGGCACAGGCCTACGCTGTGGCACGTGAGGCCGCGGGCAAGGGTGTGACTGACGCCTTTGCAGCCTCCGAAGCACCGGATCTCGCCGTGCGCGGCTATGACGCAATCGTGGTGATTACCCGTTCGGGAACTACCACCGAGGTCCTGCACCTGCTTGACAAGTATCGCGGCGCCATCCCCAGCGTGGCGATGATCGGGGACGTCACCTCGCCTATCAATGGGCTCGCGGACCGCGTGATCGGCCTTCCGTACGCGGATGAGCAATCGGTGGTGCAGACGCGCTTCGCAACCTCGGCACTGGTCTACCTGCTGGCCTCCCTCGGTGAGGATATTGATCGTGCGATCGTTGACGCCCAGGCCGTGCTCGCGGAGGAGACGTCCAGCGACCTCCTGAACGCCGAGCAGTTTTCCTTCCTCGGCACCGGCTGGACTGTGGGGCTGGCGCACGAGGCCGGGCTGAAGATGCGGGAAGCCGTGCAGGGCTGGACCGAATCCTATCCGGCAATGGAGTACCGCCACGGGCCCATTTCCATTGCTTCGCCTGGGCGGGTTGTCTGGTTGTTCGGCGCCGCCGTGGATGGTCTGGCAGCAGATGTGGTGGCCACCGGAGCCCAGTTCATCTCCTCAGCACGCCACCCGCTGGCCGAGCTCGCCCGCGTCCACAAGGTCACCCTTGACCGCGCGCTTGCCCGCGGCCTTGATCCTGACCGACCCCGCAACCTCACACGCTCGGTTATCCTGGATGGCTAAACTTGCCTGGGTGATCCCTTCTGAACCGACGAGTCCTCATCAGGGGCCGGTCCTGGCCCCTGACGAAGCCATTTTGGCCATCGACGTCGGAGGTACTGACACGAAGTCAGCCCTGCTTGATTCGGCTGATCAGCTCCAGGGTGTCCAGCGCCGGCCAACAGTGCTGCGGCCCGGGGAAGCCGGGGACTCGGTGGTTGAGAACGTCGTAGCGATCCTCGGAGAATACCGTGCGGCCTGGCCGCACAAGCGGGTCCGCGCTATTGGCCTCATTGCTCCGGGGCTCGTCGATGAACGCAAGGGCGTCGGCATCTTCTCCGCGAATCTGGGCTGGCGTGACTACCCCTTCACGGAACGCCTGGAAGCCGCCACCG
This genomic interval carries:
- a CDS encoding SIS domain-containing protein translates to MTQQTAPLSAVQPGAHMEAELLSQPDVWKTAARQSAEENLLPADGARIAVIGCGTSWFMAQAYAVAREAAGKGVTDAFAASEAPDLAVRGYDAIVVITRSGTTTEVLHLLDKYRGAIPSVAMIGDVTSPINGLADRVIGLPYADEQSVVQTRFATSALVYLLASLGEDIDRAIVDAQAVLAEETSSDLLNAEQFSFLGTGWTVGLAHEAGLKMREAVQGWTESYPAMEYRHGPISIASPGRVVWLFGAAVDGLAADVVATGAQFISSARHPLAELARVHKVTLDRALARGLDPDRPRNLTRSVILDG